AGGGGAAAGCGACTAGAAGAGGATAATAGTATTTAAATCTTTAAGCACCCAGATCCTCAGTCAGCAACATTAGACGGTCAGGGTTGTTTCTTTCTGCTGGTATGCTGCTGTGGGTGACTCAGGAGAGGGTATTAAGACCTGTGGTAATGCCTCCACGCCCCTCAGTGATCCGGCGTGTCTGACCAGGTCCCAGCACAGGACTCCAGAATGCCCAAGAATAGGAGACGGAGCCTTTTCCCCAACTACAAAGTGGGGGGGACAGGCCCCACATACAAGGACCCAGAGGAGGACTACAATGTTCCCCTCACCCAGAACAACTTGGTGAAACAATGGAACTCCATGCAAGAGCTCAGAGGAGACATCTACGACATCTATGCAGAGTACGAAAACGAGGAAGATGTTGTAATGGCCTCCCCAACAAGAGGTCTTTCCTCTCTTGTGAAGAACTACATGCTGAACATCAACGTAGGTGGGAAGGAGTATCAGATCTCATACAGGGTTGCTGCCAAGTATCCCAAGACCAGGATCGGCCGCCTGGCGACATGCACAGACCACAACAGAAAGCTGGACCTGTGTGATGACTATGTTGTCCAAAACAATGAGTTTTTCTTCGACAGGGACCCGGACATCTTCCACAGCATCTTCAACTTCTACCGGACGGGCGTCCTCTGGATCAAGGACGAGCTGTGTCCCAGGAACTTCCTGGAGGAGATCAACTATTGGGGCGTCAGGATCAAGAACACACACCGCTGCTGCCGCATCTCCTTTGAGGAGCGCCAGGATGAACTCAATGAGCAGCTGAAGATCCAGCGGGAGCTGGAGGCCGAGGTGGAGATGGAAGAGAATGAGGACCTGTTCCATGGCATGGCGTTTGGCCAGACGCGCTGGATCATCTGGAACCTGATGGAGAAGCCCTTCTCCTCCGTCACCGCCAAGCTCATGGCTCTGGCTTCCAGCTTCTTCGTGCTGGTGTCCCTGGTGGCCATGACGCTGAACACGGTGGAGGAGATGCAGTACAACACCCCCACGGGACAGCTGAGCGGGAAGACCTACGGGGAGCATGTGGAAACCTTCTGCATCGCTTTCTTCACCATGGAGTACCTGCTGCGTCTGGTGTCCACACCGGACCTGCGACGCTTCGGGAAAAGCGTGCTGAACGGGGTGGACCTGATTGCCATCTTTC
The DNA window shown above is from Oncorhynchus tshawytscha isolate Ot180627B linkage group LG20, Otsh_v2.0, whole genome shotgun sequence and carries:
- the LOC112219569 gene encoding potassium voltage-gated channel subfamily V member 2-like; this translates as MPKNRRRSLFPNYKVGGTGPTYKDPEEDYNVPLTQNNLVKQWNSMQELRGDIYDIYAEYENEEDVVMASPTRGLSSLVKNYMLNINVGGKEYQISYRVAAKYPKTRIGRLATCTDHNRKLDLCDDYVVQNNEFFFDRDPDIFHSIFNFYRTGVLWIKDELCPRNFLEEINYWGVRIKNTHRCCRISFEERQDELNEQLKIQRELEAEVEMEENEDLFHGMAFGQTRWIIWNLMEKPFSSVTAKLMALASSFFVLVSLVAMTLNTVEEMQYNTPTGQLSGKTYGEHVETFCIAFFTMEYLLRLVSTPDLRRFGKSVLNGVDLIAIFPLYLQLVLECFENDDYGKHQDIETVGRVGKLGQVLRIMRLMRIFRILKLARHSTGLRAFGFTLRQCYQQVGCLFLFIAMGILTFSAMVYTVEHDVHQTNFTSIPHAWWWAAVSISTVGYGDMFPETILGRLFAFACISFGIILNGMPISILYNKFSDYYTKLKSYEYSSTLKARGKVRFAKRAARKFTKCCDDAVHKHTGECSQSSMGDFPFN